From the Sphingomonas suaedae genome, one window contains:
- the motA gene encoding flagellar motor stator protein MotA translates to MFPAIGFVVLIAMVFGGFALTGGALGPVLHALPHEMLIIGGAAVGALIIGNSGRELKALGGGFVKVLKGPKYKKQDYLDVIFLVSKLMKMLRVDGPIALEPHVEDPKSSAIFADYPRLLADHTLINLIADTLRLVVVSSGTLDVHAVEEVMDNAIKTHHHEVEEPQHALQNLADALPALGIVAAVLGVVKTMGSIDKPPNILGGMIGSALVGTFLGVLLAYGLVGPLAGRLKQIIEADAAIYHTVKQIIIASLHGHPQPLVIEAARSGIAHHNQPGFAEVFDGLRGK, encoded by the coding sequence ATGTTTCCAGCAATCGGCTTCGTCGTCCTGATCGCCATGGTGTTCGGCGGCTTCGCTTTGACCGGCGGCGCCCTCGGCCCCGTGCTCCACGCACTGCCGCACGAGATGCTCATCATCGGCGGTGCGGCGGTGGGAGCGCTCATCATCGGCAATTCGGGACGCGAATTGAAGGCGCTCGGGGGCGGCTTCGTCAAGGTGCTCAAGGGACCGAAATACAAGAAGCAGGATTATCTCGACGTCATCTTCCTCGTCTCCAAGCTGATGAAGATGCTGCGCGTCGACGGGCCGATCGCGCTTGAGCCGCATGTCGAGGATCCCAAATCCTCCGCGATCTTCGCCGACTATCCCCGGCTGCTCGCCGATCACACCTTGATCAATCTGATCGCGGACACGCTGCGGCTGGTGGTCGTCTCCTCCGGTACGCTCGACGTGCACGCCGTGGAGGAGGTGATGGACAATGCGATCAAGACCCACCACCACGAGGTCGAGGAGCCGCAGCACGCCTTGCAGAACCTGGCCGATGCGCTCCCCGCGCTCGGCATCGTCGCGGCGGTGCTGGGCGTGGTCAAGACGATGGGATCGATCGACAAGCCGCCCAACATCCTGGGCGGAATGATCGGATCGGCGCTGGTCGGCACCTTCCTCGGCGTGCTGCTCGCTTATGGTCTGGTCGGGCCGCTCGCGGGTCGGCTGAAGCAGATCATTGAGGCGGATGCCGCGATCTATCACACGGTCAAGCAGATCATCATCGCCTCGCTGCACGGCCATCCGCAACCGCTGGTGATCGAGGCCGCGCGCAGCGGCATCGCCCATCACAACCAGCCGGGCTTTGCCGAAGTGTTTGACGGTCTGCGCGGGAAATAA
- a CDS encoding flagellar basal body P-ring protein FlgI, whose amino-acid sequence MLRFLLSLLATLLLAQPVAAERIKDLGNFQGIRTNQLTGYGIVVGLPGTGDDNLEYTVQSMKGVTARFGLALPPGVNPALKNAAVVMVTAELPPFAKPGQKLDITVSSMGKAKSLRGGTLVMTPLMGADGQIYAMAQGNLAVGGLGAEGADGSKIVVNIPSSGRIPEGATVERAVETGFATAPTLTYNLARADFTTAQRVADAINGRFGFGTARAVDAVSVAVAAPQGADVRAQIMSEIENLNVDAAEAAAKVIVNARTGTVVINSAVRVSPAAVTHGKLTVRIDEAQRVSQPLPFSQGETAVEQRSGVGVEEEKRPMFLLDPGPKLADVVKAVNAIGASPADLVAILEALKQAGALKAELIVL is encoded by the coding sequence ATGCTGCGCTTTCTGCTCTCCCTGCTCGCAACACTCCTTCTCGCCCAGCCCGTCGCGGCCGAGCGGATCAAGGATCTCGGCAATTTCCAGGGCATCCGCACCAACCAGCTGACCGGCTACGGCATCGTCGTCGGTCTGCCGGGAACGGGCGACGACAATCTCGAATATACCGTCCAGTCGATGAAGGGCGTCACCGCGCGCTTCGGTCTGGCGCTGCCGCCTGGCGTCAATCCAGCGCTCAAAAATGCAGCGGTGGTGATGGTGACGGCCGAACTGCCGCCCTTCGCCAAGCCGGGGCAAAAGCTCGACATCACCGTCTCGTCGATGGGCAAGGCAAAATCCCTGCGCGGCGGCACGCTCGTGATGACTCCGCTGATGGGTGCGGACGGACAGATTTACGCAATGGCGCAGGGTAACCTCGCCGTGGGCGGTCTGGGCGCCGAGGGCGCGGACGGATCGAAGATCGTCGTCAACATTCCGTCATCTGGCCGTATCCCGGAGGGTGCAACGGTCGAGCGCGCGGTCGAGACCGGCTTCGCCACCGCCCCTACGCTGACCTACAACCTCGCCCGCGCGGACTTCACCACCGCCCAGCGCGTCGCCGACGCGATCAATGGCCGGTTCGGCTTCGGCACCGCGCGCGCGGTGGATGCCGTGTCGGTCGCCGTCGCAGCGCCGCAGGGCGCCGATGTCCGCGCGCAGATCATGAGCGAGATCGAGAATCTCAACGTCGACGCCGCCGAAGCCGCCGCCAAGGTCATCGTTAACGCGCGCACCGGCACCGTAGTCATCAACTCCGCCGTGCGGGTCAGCCCCGCCGCGGTAACACATGGTAAACTGACTGTTCGTATTGATGAAGCTCAGCGTGTCAGTCAGCCGCTGCCGTTCAGCCAGGGGGAAACCGCGGTCGAACAGCGCAGCGGGGTCGGCGTCGAGGAGGAGAAGCGGCCGATGTTCCTGCTGGATCCGGGTCCCAAGCTTGCCGATGTGGTGAAGGCGGTGAACGCGATCGGCGCCTCGCCAGCCGACCTGGTCGCGATCCTGGAAGCCCTGAAGCAGGCCGGCGCGCTCAAGGCGGAGCTGATCGTCCTGTGA
- the flgF gene encoding flagellar basal-body rod protein FlgF produces the protein MDRLVYTALSGLKGQMDAQATIANNIANASTIGFRADRVNFERLMVQGDGHDSRQPSAETVVDMDRRAGAITQTGRGLDIAITGENWLAVQAADGSEAYTRRGDLRIAPSGVLETGDGFPVMGSGGPITVPPHDKIVIADDGTISIVPPGADPSQPPQILDQLKLVSDQGSTTVKGLDNLLHVRGGGALPQDMEAKVQTGALEQSNVNLTQALVDMIENQRSYEVQANLLREAKSMDESAASLMRVS, from the coding sequence ATGGACAGGCTCGTCTATACCGCATTGTCGGGTCTCAAGGGCCAGATGGATGCGCAGGCGACGATCGCGAACAATATCGCGAACGCCTCGACGATCGGCTTCCGCGCCGACCGGGTCAATTTCGAGCGGTTGATGGTACAGGGCGACGGCCACGACAGCCGCCAGCCCAGCGCCGAAACCGTGGTCGATATGGACCGGCGCGCGGGTGCGATCACCCAGACCGGCCGCGGGCTCGACATCGCCATTACCGGCGAGAACTGGCTCGCGGTACAGGCTGCCGATGGCAGCGAAGCCTATACGCGGCGCGGCGATCTTCGCATCGCGCCGAGTGGCGTGTTGGAAACCGGCGACGGTTTCCCGGTGATGGGGTCGGGGGGCCCCATCACCGTGCCGCCCCATGACAAGATCGTGATCGCCGATGACGGGACGATCTCGATCGTGCCTCCGGGCGCCGACCCCAGCCAGCCGCCCCAGATCCTCGACCAGCTCAAGCTGGTGAGCGACCAGGGCAGCACGACGGTGAAGGGGCTGGACAATCTGCTCCATGTCCGCGGCGGCGGCGCGCTGCCCCAGGATATGGAGGCGAAGGTCCAGACCGGCGCGCTCGAACAGTCGAACGTCAACCTGACCCAGGCGCTGGTCGACATGATCGAAAATCAGCGCAGCTACGAGGTGCAGGCCAATCTGCTCCGCGAAGCCAAGAGCATGGACGAGAGCGCAGCGTCGTTGATGCGCGTCAGCTGA
- a CDS encoding flagellar motor protein MotB — translation MSARAPHAAKQPPKIIVKKIYIEGGGGHHGGAWKVAYADFVTAMMAFFLLMWLLGATNEKQRKALADYFAPTLIEFKQNSAGSNGLFGGDAIQGRDNYPTNGKQTGTRSMTIPAGAAGGDRVGTGEKGSLKNKEAMDVADRKAFARMKSEIESKMKANGLTRLGKQVRFVPTREGMRIDLMDDADYSMFALGTTSFVPDAAELVKLVAQSIADSENPLMIRGHTDSLRYGDPTNMNNWMLSSARSEETRRRLVANGVPETRFERIEGVADREPLIADNPADPRNRRVAITLLYRKSKFGK, via the coding sequence GTGAGCGCACGGGCTCCCCATGCGGCCAAGCAGCCGCCCAAGATCATCGTCAAGAAGATCTATATCGAAGGTGGCGGTGGCCATCACGGCGGCGCCTGGAAGGTCGCCTATGCCGATTTCGTCACCGCGATGATGGCATTCTTCCTGCTGATGTGGCTGCTCGGCGCGACCAATGAGAAGCAGCGCAAGGCGCTCGCCGATTATTTCGCGCCGACGCTGATCGAGTTCAAGCAGAACAGCGCCGGGTCGAACGGCCTGTTCGGCGGCGACGCGATCCAGGGACGCGACAATTATCCGACCAACGGCAAGCAGACCGGTACGCGATCGATGACGATCCCGGCGGGCGCTGCGGGCGGCGACCGGGTGGGCACGGGCGAAAAGGGCAGCCTCAAGAACAAGGAGGCGATGGACGTCGCCGACCGCAAGGCATTCGCCCGGATGAAAAGCGAGATCGAATCGAAGATGAAGGCCAATGGCCTCACCCGCCTCGGCAAGCAGGTCCGCTTCGTCCCGACGCGCGAGGGGATGCGGATCGACCTGATGGACGACGCCGATTATTCGATGTTCGCGCTGGGCACGACCAGCTTCGTCCCCGATGCGGCCGAACTGGTGAAGCTGGTCGCCCAGTCGATCGCGGATTCGGAAAACCCGCTGATGATCCGCGGCCATACCGACAGTCTGCGCTATGGCGATCCGACCAACATGAACAACTGGATGCTGTCGAGCGCGCGGTCGGAAGAGACGCGCCGACGCCTCGTCGCCAATGGCGTGCCCGAGACGCGGTTCGAGCGGATCGAGGGGGTCGCCGACCGCGAGCCACTGATCGCCGACAACCCCGCCGATCCGCGCAACCGCCGCGTCGCGATCACCTTGCTGTACCGCAAGAGCAAGTTCGGAAAGTAG
- a CDS encoding rod-binding protein, with protein sequence MTQPIAPASLKLTGSVSTDTARLGTRDNLDAAGEKFEAIFTKMMLSSMRKAKLADSLFESQALDQFRDMQDQKLAENMAAHTPIGIGKAMTEFLAKAGSVPDAASAATKGDTP encoded by the coding sequence GTGACCCAGCCGATCGCCCCAGCCTCGCTCAAGCTGACCGGCAGTGTCTCGACCGACACCGCTCGGCTGGGGACGCGCGACAATCTGGACGCGGCGGGCGAGAAGTTCGAGGCGATCTTCACCAAGATGATGCTGAGCTCGATGCGCAAGGCGAAGCTCGCCGACAGCCTGTTCGAGAGCCAGGCGCTCGACCAGTTCCGCGACATGCAGGACCAGAAGCTGGCCGAAAATATGGCCGCGCACACGCCGATCGGCATCGGCAAGGCAATGACCGAGTTTCTGGCAAAAGCCGGATCGGTGCCCGACGCCGCCTCCGCCGCGACCAAGGGTGACACGCCATGA
- a CDS encoding flagellar basal body L-ring protein FlgH: MRFIIGLAIGAALVAPLMLAAPADAKLFGKKKPREDFTVTLPAPVTAPPPANGSIFQASEGYAALYEGTRARRVGDPVTIVLVERTSASKSAGTNLDSGGGFSITPPTTGALNLFNQSDASISGKRGFKGTGAADQSNALSGEISVTVAAVLPNGTMLVQGQKRVTLNRGDEFIQIKGIIRPTDIDANNRIASTRVADAQIAYTGKGDVARAARQGWLSRFFQVISPF; the protein is encoded by the coding sequence ATGCGCTTCATCATCGGTCTCGCCATCGGCGCTGCGCTCGTCGCCCCGCTCATGCTCGCCGCGCCTGCGGACGCAAAGCTGTTCGGCAAGAAAAAGCCCCGGGAGGACTTTACCGTCACCCTGCCCGCGCCGGTCACCGCGCCGCCGCCCGCCAACGGATCGATCTTTCAGGCGAGCGAGGGCTATGCCGCGCTCTACGAGGGGACCCGGGCGCGCCGCGTCGGCGATCCGGTAACGATCGTACTGGTCGAGCGCACCAGCGCGTCCAAATCGGCGGGCACCAATCTCGACAGCGGCGGCGGCTTTTCGATCACCCCGCCGACAACGGGCGCGCTCAACCTGTTCAACCAGAGCGACGCGAGCATCAGCGGCAAGCGCGGATTCAAGGGCACCGGCGCCGCCGACCAGTCCAATGCACTGTCGGGCGAGATCAGCGTGACCGTGGCCGCGGTGCTGCCGAACGGCACGATGCTGGTCCAGGGGCAGAAGCGCGTCACGCTGAACCGTGGCGACGAGTTCATCCAGATCAAGGGCATCATACGACCCACCGATATCGACGCGAACAACCGCATCGCCTCCACCCGCGTGGCCGATGCGCAGATCGCCTATACCGGCAAGGGCGACGTCGCCCGTGCCGCCCGGCAGGGGTGGCTCAGCCGCTTCTTCCAAGTCATCAGTCCGTTCTGA
- the flgG gene encoding flagellar basal-body rod protein FlgG: MGSAAMHIARTGLDAQDMRMRVISNNLANVNTTGFKRDRASFEALAYQVVTAPGSASTAETKYATGLNLGTGVRVQGTARIDTQGAMQTTGNALDMALDGNGYFQVQMPGGQLGYTRAGNFSRSPEGLMVTNEGYQVMPGITIPEGATSITVGSDGTVSATIPGQTEASQIGQIQIAAFPNSAGLQAVGDNYLVETAASGAVNLGIAGQDGRGNIRQGMLEGSNVNVVEELVDMIETQRAYEVNSKMISATDEMLQYVNQNV, translated from the coding sequence ATGGGTTCCGCAGCAATGCACATCGCGCGCACCGGGCTTGATGCCCAGGACATGCGTATGCGGGTGATCTCGAACAACCTCGCCAACGTCAACACGACGGGGTTCAAGCGCGACCGCGCGAGCTTCGAGGCGCTGGCCTATCAGGTCGTGACCGCGCCCGGCTCCGCCAGCACCGCAGAGACAAAATATGCCACCGGCCTGAACCTCGGCACCGGCGTGCGCGTCCAGGGGACGGCGCGGATCGATACCCAGGGGGCTATGCAGACCACCGGCAACGCGCTCGACATGGCGCTCGATGGCAATGGCTATTTCCAGGTACAGATGCCGGGCGGTCAGCTGGGCTATACCCGCGCAGGCAATTTCTCCCGCTCGCCCGAAGGGTTGATGGTGACCAATGAGGGCTATCAGGTAATGCCCGGAATCACCATTCCCGAGGGCGCGACGTCGATCACCGTCGGCAGCGACGGCACCGTCAGCGCGACCATCCCCGGCCAGACCGAGGCGAGCCAGATCGGCCAGATCCAGATCGCGGCCTTTCCCAATTCGGCGGGGCTGCAGGCGGTCGGCGACAATTACCTCGTCGAGACTGCGGCGAGCGGCGCGGTCAATCTCGGCATCGCCGGGCAGGACGGTCGCGGCAACATCCGCCAGGGGATGCTCGAAGGATCGAACGTCAATGTCGTCGAGGAACTGGTCGACATGATCGAGACCCAGCGCGCCTATGAGGTCAATTCCAAGATGATCTCGGCCACCGACGAGATGCTGCAATATGTCAACCAGAACGTCTGA
- a CDS encoding TonB-dependent receptor, producing MRRFGSAALALLMTTAAPAAMAAGQSDAPVGTETPRQDDAGAPGVDPMGDDIEEVVITGGPLRGAVPGDIKPELTLNPADIRAYGVGSLAELLTELEPQTRSGRGRDGGAPVLLLSGRRISSFGEIRDIPPEAIERVEILPEEAALKLGYRADQRVVNIVLRRRFRSITAELDGTVATAGGRDGQDVELSMLRLNPDGRVNLDVEYERDSSLLESERDIIQDPANSRTDGEYRTLQPDRQSLTANAVLSRTIGKVAATANLRMEQSWSDSLLGLPIAGGTDPLRRSSDSNTLHGGISLNGDISPKWRWSATGNWDRVESRTLTDRDTGLTDWARSISNVASVDALVNGAVADLPAGAISTSLRVAGRTSGLTSESRRDGLFADTDIGRDSGSVRANLDLPIASRSKAVLSALGNLSLNANGEVEQLSDFGTLVTYGYGANWSPIDGVRLIASFTEEEGAPSAQQLGNPRVETPNVRVFDFVRGETVDINRIDGGNPGLGADNRSVMKLGANLRPFDADLTLNVDYTKSTIRNPIASFPTATAEIEAAFPDRFVRDGDGQLIQIDNRPVNFERSEREQIRWGLNFSAPISSPLARAAMEAAQARRAERAAAREASEGQPDREGARPGAGERPGGPRFGGGRGPGRGGFGGRGGGAAGGRFQFGIYHTIALTDRVEIRDGLPALDLLNGSATGSRGGSPRHQVELRTGVVRDGIGVRLNADWQSATRVSGGTTGGETLRFDDFATVNLRLFANLGPQFKFVRDNRWLTGTRLVVSVDNLFDNRLKVTDASGATPLSYQPALLDPVGRTVRISVRKLFF from the coding sequence ATGCGGCGTTTTGGTTCGGCGGCACTCGCACTGCTGATGACGACGGCGGCCCCCGCGGCGATGGCGGCAGGCCAGAGTGATGCACCCGTCGGAACCGAGACGCCGCGGCAGGATGACGCGGGCGCGCCGGGCGTCGATCCGATGGGCGACGATATCGAGGAGGTCGTCATCACCGGCGGACCGCTGCGCGGCGCCGTCCCCGGCGATATCAAGCCCGAACTGACGCTGAACCCCGCCGATATCCGCGCCTATGGCGTCGGATCGCTCGCCGAACTGCTGACCGAACTGGAGCCCCAGACGCGCAGCGGGCGCGGGCGCGACGGCGGGGCCCCGGTGCTGTTGCTCAGCGGCCGCCGCATCTCCAGCTTCGGCGAGATCCGCGACATCCCGCCCGAGGCGATCGAGCGCGTCGAGATATTGCCCGAGGAAGCCGCGCTCAAGCTCGGCTATCGCGCCGACCAGCGCGTCGTGAACATCGTACTGCGCCGTCGCTTCCGTTCGATCACCGCCGAACTCGACGGCACGGTGGCCACTGCGGGCGGGCGCGACGGGCAGGATGTCGAACTCAGCATGTTGCGGCTCAATCCGGACGGCCGCGTCAATCTAGATGTCGAATATGAACGCGATTCGAGCCTGCTCGAGAGCGAGCGCGACATCATCCAGGATCCCGCCAACTCGCGCACCGATGGCGAATATCGGACGCTGCAGCCCGACCGGCAGAGTCTCACGGCGAATGCCGTGCTCAGCCGCACTATCGGAAAGGTTGCGGCGACCGCGAATCTGCGCATGGAGCAGAGTTGGTCGGATTCGCTGCTCGGCCTGCCGATCGCGGGCGGCACCGATCCGCTCCGGCGCAGTAGTGACAGCAACACGCTGCACGGCGGCATCTCGCTCAACGGCGATATCTCGCCGAAATGGCGCTGGTCGGCCACCGGCAATTGGGACCGGGTCGAAAGCCGCACGCTCACCGATCGGGACACTGGCCTGACCGACTGGGCGCGTTCGATCTCGAACGTCGCGTCGGTCGATGCGCTGGTGAACGGCGCGGTCGCCGATCTGCCCGCCGGTGCGATCAGCACCAGCCTGCGCGTCGCCGGGCGCACCAGCGGCCTCACCAGTGAATCGCGCCGTGACGGCCTGTTCGCCGATACCGATATCGGCCGCGATTCGGGTAGCGTCCGCGCCAATCTGGACCTGCCGATCGCCAGCCGCAGCAAGGCGGTGCTGTCAGCGCTTGGCAATCTGTCGCTCAACGCCAATGGCGAGGTGGAGCAACTGTCGGACTTCGGTACGTTGGTCACCTATGGCTACGGTGCCAACTGGTCTCCGATCGATGGTGTGCGGCTGATTGCGTCCTTTACCGAGGAGGAAGGGGCACCCAGCGCGCAACAGCTCGGCAACCCCCGGGTGGAAACGCCCAATGTGCGCGTATTCGACTTCGTGCGGGGCGAGACGGTGGACATCAACCGGATCGATGGCGGCAATCCCGGGCTGGGCGCCGACAATCGCAGCGTGATGAAGCTGGGCGCCAACCTGCGGCCCTTTGACGCCGACCTGACGCTCAATGTCGATTATACCAAGAGCACGATCCGCAACCCGATCGCCTCTTTTCCGACGGCAACGGCGGAGATCGAGGCGGCGTTTCCCGACCGGTTCGTGCGCGACGGCGATGGCCAGCTGATCCAGATCGACAACCGTCCGGTCAATTTCGAGCGCAGCGAGCGCGAGCAGATTCGCTGGGGCCTCAATTTCTCCGCACCGATCAGTTCCCCGCTGGCACGCGCAGCGATGGAGGCGGCCCAGGCGCGCCGTGCCGAGCGCGCAGCAGCGCGGGAAGCGAGTGAGGGTCAGCCGGATCGGGAAGGCGCGCGTCCCGGCGCAGGTGAGCGGCCGGGTGGCCCGCGCTTCGGTGGTGGGCGTGGCCCGGGACGCGGCGGTTTCGGCGGTCGCGGCGGCGGCGCGGCAGGCGGGCGGTTCCAGTTCGGGATCTATCACACCATCGCGCTCACCGACCGGGTCGAGATCCGCGACGGCCTGCCTGCGCTGGACCTGCTCAATGGATCGGCGACCGGCAGCCGGGGCGGATCGCCGCGCCACCAGGTCGAGCTGCGGACCGGCGTGGTCCGTGACGGCATCGGCGTGCGGCTCAACGCCGACTGGCAGAGCGCGACGCGCGTGAGCGGCGGCACGACCGGCGGCGAGACATTGCGATTCGACGATTTCGCGACCGTCAATCTGCGCCTGTTCGCGAATCTGGGGCCACAGTTCAAATTCGTGCGCGACAATCGGTGGCTGACAGGCACGCGCCTGGTGGTGTCGGTCGACAACCTGTTCGACAATCGGCTGAAGGTCACCGACGCCAGCGGCGCAACCCCGCTCAGCTATCAGCCCGCGCTGCTCGACCCGGTGGGGCGAACGGTGCGGATCAGCGTGCGGAAATTGTTTTTTTGA
- the flgK gene encoding flagellar hook-associated protein FlgK — protein MSDMLSIGASGVRAYQTALTTTSENIANAGTAGYSRRVSNPSEVAAPSDGSNRTLNGLGVTVTGVTRTGSDLRSAEVRAAGSDLARSEAGVVWLERTESALTANKLDERMTAFFNAATALAADPSASAPRATMLQAAASLANAFAATGSAVDGALADLDGTAEAAVSDLNALSSGLAKVNSALGRTPQNTSAQAALLDERDRLLESMSALTDIATSFDAAGRVSVRVGASGPVLVQGDQAAVVTYARNDAAVSFAAYGIDGSHSLTPTGGALAGMAEGAARLSDARDALDALAVEFADGVNAVQAAGEDLTGTSGAAMFEASGASDFRMILNDPRGIAAAAPGAGERDNGNLTALTTLRSTEGFESQLTTLTTGNASALAGRRAIAEVQSTIRTNAIAARDSVSGVNVDEEAVDLIRFQQAYQASSRVIQVARETLDTLFNIR, from the coding sequence ATGAGCGACATGCTGTCCATTGGTGCGAGCGGCGTTCGCGCCTATCAGACCGCGCTGACCACCACGTCCGAGAATATCGCCAACGCGGGCACTGCGGGCTATTCGCGCCGGGTTTCCAATCCCAGCGAGGTCGCCGCGCCGAGCGACGGGTCGAACCGCACGCTCAACGGCCTTGGCGTCACCGTCACCGGCGTCACCCGCACGGGCAGCGACCTGCGCAGCGCCGAAGTGCGTGCCGCCGGGTCCGACCTTGCGCGCAGCGAGGCGGGGGTCGTCTGGCTCGAACGCACCGAAAGCGCGCTGACCGCCAACAAGCTCGACGAGCGGATGACCGCATTCTTCAACGCCGCCACCGCACTCGCCGCCGACCCGTCGGCGAGCGCGCCGCGCGCCACAATGCTTCAGGCGGCCGCCAGCCTCGCCAATGCCTTTGCCGCGACCGGCTCCGCCGTCGACGGCGCGCTCGCCGACCTCGACGGCACGGCGGAAGCGGCGGTGTCCGATCTCAACGCGCTGAGCTCCGGACTGGCCAAGGTCAATTCGGCGCTCGGCCGCACGCCGCAAAACACCAGCGCGCAGGCCGCCTTGCTCGACGAGCGCGACCGGCTGCTCGAATCCATGAGCGCGCTCACCGATATCGCGACGAGCTTCGATGCCGCCGGACGCGTCAGCGTCCGTGTCGGTGCGAGCGGACCGGTGCTGGTCCAGGGCGATCAGGCCGCGGTCGTCACCTACGCACGCAATGACGCCGCGGTCTCCTTCGCCGCTTATGGCATCGACGGATCGCACAGTCTTACCCCGACCGGCGGCGCGCTCGCGGGAATGGCGGAAGGCGCGGCGCGGCTCTCCGACGCGCGCGATGCGCTCGACGCGCTGGCAGTGGAGTTTGCCGATGGCGTCAACGCGGTGCAGGCGGCAGGCGAGGATTTGACCGGCACATCCGGCGCGGCAATGTTCGAGGCGAGCGGGGCGAGCGATTTCCGCATGATCCTCAATGATCCGCGCGGTATCGCCGCCGCCGCGCCCGGCGCAGGCGAGCGTGACAATGGTAATCTGACCGCGCTCACGACGCTGCGCAGCACCGAAGGGTTCGAGAGCCAGCTCACCACGCTCACCACCGGCAATGCCAGCGCGCTCGCCGGGCGCCGCGCCATTGCCGAGGTCCAGTCGACGATCCGCACCAACGCGATCGCGGCGCGCGATTCGGTGAGCGGCGTCAATGTCGATGAGGAAGCGGTCGATCTGATCCGCTTCCAGCAAGCCTATCAGGCGTCGAGCCGGGTGATCCAGGTCGCCCGCGAAACGCTCGATACCCTCTTTAACATCCGGTGA
- the flgL gene encoding flagellar hook-associated protein FlgL, which produces MRVTTSQSFDRPSLMMASLTRQADQFQTQVATGKKILAPSDSASGWQQLASLKRAGADDTAYGANIATAQGLLAATDAALSSVETQLQRAKALAVQAGSDTLSDADRQAVLEDVDAIIDDLLAIANSKDSRGHPLFGGASGDTAYARGADGSIAYVGTGDAAAIPVGDGVAMVATTSGDRAFGGIAAPGGTTDMFAILTALAAALQSDAEAGGIGTAMDDLDAALDQIGTTRASVGARAFRLDLEAERLGDAEIAREATRSGIEDADTATSIAELQKTLTILQATQASFTKLTSLSLFDYLR; this is translated from the coding sequence ATGCGCGTAACGACCAGCCAGAGCTTCGACCGCCCCTCGCTGATGATGGCGAGCCTGACCAGACAGGCCGACCAGTTTCAGACGCAGGTCGCGACCGGCAAGAAGATCCTTGCCCCCTCCGACAGCGCGTCGGGGTGGCAGCAACTCGCGTCGCTCAAGCGGGCGGGCGCGGACGATACCGCCTATGGCGCGAACATCGCCACCGCACAGGGTCTGCTTGCCGCGACCGACGCGGCGCTGTCGAGCGTCGAGACCCAGCTCCAGCGGGCCAAGGCGCTGGCGGTGCAGGCGGGCAGCGACACGCTGAGCGATGCCGACCGGCAGGCGGTGCTGGAGGACGTCGACGCGATCATCGATGACCTGCTGGCCATCGCCAACAGCAAGGATTCGCGCGGCCATCCGCTGTTCGGCGGCGCATCGGGCGACACCGCCTATGCGCGCGGAGCCGATGGCTCGATCGCCTATGTCGGCACGGGCGACGCCGCGGCGATCCCGGTCGGCGATGGCGTCGCCATGGTCGCGACCACCAGCGGCGACCGCGCGTTCGGCGGCATCGCGGCACCGGGTGGCACCACCGACATGTTCGCGATCCTCACCGCGCTCGCTGCGGCGCTCCAGTCCGACGCCGAAGCGGGCGGGATCGGGACGGCGATGGACGATCTCGACGCCGCGCTCGACCAGATCGGGACCACCCGCGCATCGGTCGGCGCGCGCGCGTTCCGCCTCGACCTGGAGGCCGAACGGCTGGGCGATGCGGAGATCGCACGCGAGGCCACACGATCGGGGATCGAGGATGCGGATACCGCGACGTCGATCGCCGAACTGCAAAAGACGCTGACCATTCTTCAGGCGACCCAGGCGAGCTTCACCAAGCTCACCAGCCTTTCGCTGTTCGATTATCTGCGCTGA